In Lacerta agilis isolate rLacAgi1 chromosome 1, rLacAgi1.pri, whole genome shotgun sequence, the following proteins share a genomic window:
- the LOC117054855 gene encoding ERO1-like protein alpha: KQTSCFALQYSEAAAHLAEDCEEAERLGAVDGSLSEETARAVIRWTRHDDSAESFCEVDDIQSPEAEYVDLLLNPERYTGYKGPEAWKIWNSIYEENCFKPQSVKRPLNPLASGRAAGENEGNMFYSWLQGVCVEKRAFYRLISGLHASINIHLSARYLLQDTWAAERWGHNITEFQQRFDEVLTQGEGPRRLKNLYFLYLIELRALSKALPYFQRPDFQLFTGAESQDEETKSRLLEILHLTKSFPLHFNENSLFAGSPKEAAKLKEEFRLHFRNISRIMDCVGCIKCRLWGKLQTQGLGTALKILFSESLIENMPEKGPSPKFHLTRQEIVSLFNAFGRISTSIKELENFRNLLRPLH, encoded by the exons AAACAAACCTCTTGTTTTGCTCTGCAGTATTCCGAAGCCGCTGCCCACCTCGCCGAGGACTGCGAAGAAGCCGAGAGACTTGGAGCCGTTGATGGATCCCTGAG TGAGGAAACGGCGAGGGCTGTGATTCGATGGACGCGGCACGATGATTCTGCAGAGAGCTTTTGCGAAGTGGACG ATATCCAGTCTCCAGAAGCGGAGTACGTAGATTTGCTTCTCAATCCAGAACGTTACACTGGCTACAAGGGACCTGAAGCCTGGAAGATCTGGAACAGCATCTATGAAGAAAACTGTTTCAA ACCTCAGTCCGTAAAAAGGCCTTTAAATCCCTTGGCTTCTGGAAGAG CTGCGGGAGAAAATGAAG GGAACATGTTTTACAGCTGGCTGCAAG GTGTCTGTGTGGAGAAGAGGGCTTTCTACAGGCTCATTTCTGGCCTCCATGCTAGCATTAACATCCATCTCAGCGCCAGGTATCTCTTGCAAG ACACGTGGGCAGCCGAGCGTTGGGGCCACAACATCACCGAGTTCCAGCAGCGCTTTGACGAGGTCCTGACCCAGGGCGAGGGTCCCAGGAGGCTCAAGAACCTCTACTTCCTCTACCTGATAGAGCTGCGGGCCCTGTCCAAAGCCCTCCCTTACTTCCAGCGCCCCGATTTCCAGCTGTTCACGGGAGCCGAAAGCCAGGATGAAGAAACCAAGagccgccttttggaaattctGCATTTAACCAA ATCATTCCCTTTGCACTTCAACGAAAATTCGCTTTTTGCTGGGAGCCCAAAAGAAGCGGCTAAATTAAAG GAAGAATTTAGACTCCACTTTAGGAACATTTCAAGGATTATGGACTGTGTTGGTTGCATCAAATGtcgtctttgggggaagctgcag ACTCAGGGCTTGGGAACAGCCCTGAAGATCCTGTTTTCTGAAAGCCTGATAGAAAACATGCCGGAGAAAGGACCCTCGCCCAAATTCCACCTAACGAGGCAGGAAATCGTGTCCCTCTTCAATGCCTTTGGAAG GATTTCAACAAGTATTAAGGAACTGGAGAACTTCAGGAACCTGCTGAGACCTCTCCACTGA